A genomic segment from Epinephelus fuscoguttatus linkage group LG17, E.fuscoguttatus.final_Chr_v1 encodes:
- the rrm2b gene encoding ribonucleoside-diphosphate reductase subunit M2 B yields the protein MDLMNICRQPDRLKESNGLKDKDPDWQNGSETEEEPLLRENPRRFVVFPIQYPDIWKMYKQAQASFWTVEEVDLSKDLVHWDRLKPEEKHFISHVLAFFAASDGIVNENLVQRFCQEVQVPEARSFYSFQILIETVHSEMYSMLINTYIRDLKERDYLFNAIQTMPCVKRKADWALQWINDSKSTFAERIVAFAAVEGIFFSGSFAAIYWLKKRGLMPGLTYSNELISRDEGLHCTFACLLYSYLVKKPSEDRVKDIITKAVSIEQEFLTEALPVDLIGINSCLMKQYIEFVADRLLSDLGLAKVYQAENPFDFMESISLEGKTNFFEKRVAEYQRFGVMSSTMDYEFTLDADF from the exons ATGGATTTAATGAATATATGTCGGCAGCCTGATCGTCTTAAAGAGTCG AATGGCCTCAAGGATAAAGACCCAGACTGGCAAAATGGttcagagacagaggaagaaccTTTGCTTCGAGAAAACCCCAGGCGGTTTGTCGTCTTCCCCATCCAGTACCCCGACATCTGGAAGATGTACAAGCAGGCACAGGCCTCTTTCTGGACCGTGGAGGAG GTTGATCTATCCAAAGATTTGGTACACTGGGACCGCTTAAAGCCTGAGGAGAAACACTTCATCTCACATGTCCTAGCCTTCTTTGCTGCAAGTGACGGCATCGTCAATGAGAACCTG GTGCAGAGGTTCTGCCAGGAGGTGCAGGTCCCTGAAGCACGCTCCTTCTACAGCTTCCAGATCCTCATAGAGACTGTTCATTCAGAGATGTACAGCATGCTCATCAACACCTACATCAGGGACCTGAAGGAGAG GGACTACTTATTTAATGCCATTCAGACCATGCCTTGTGTCAAAAGAAAAGCAGACTGGGCCCTCCAGTGGATAAATGACAGCAAATCCACATTTG CGGAGCGCATTGTGGCTTTTGCAGCAGTGGAGGGCATCTTCTTCTCTGGCTCGTTTGCAGCCATCTATTGGCTCAAGAAGAGAGGACTAATGCCTGGCCTCACCTACTCCAATGAGCTGATTAGCAGGGATGAG GGCCTGCACTGTACCTTCGCCTGCCTGCTGTACAGCTACCTGGTGAAGAAACCATCAGAGGACCGGGTCAAGGACATCATCACCAAAGCTGTTAGCATTGAGCAG GAGTTTTTGACAGAGGCCTTACCAGTGGATCTCATTGGAATCAACAGTTGTCTGATGAAGCAATACATTGAGTTTGTGGCCGACCGGCTTCTCTCTGACCTCGGACTGGCCAAG GTATACCAAGCTGAAAATCCCTTTGACTTCATGGAGTCCATTTCACTCGAGGGGAAAACCAACTTCTTTGAAAAACGAGTTGCAGAGTACCAGAGATTCGGGGTTATGTCAAGTACGATGGACTATGAATTCACTCTGGATGCAGACTTCTGA
- the LOC125905258 gene encoding nuclear transport factor 2-like produces MACEKEIWQKIGEGFVQEYYNQFDNTNRTALGNLYSPEACLTWEGSPFQGRDAITSKLASLPFKRIKHIITEQDCQPTVDGCILIMVFGQLQADEDQPMAFHQVFMLKSVNCSWACTNDVFRLGVHNIPV; encoded by the exons ATGGCTTGTGAGAAAGAAATATGGCAGAAGATTGGAGAAGGCTTTGTCCAAGAATATTACAACCAGTTTGACAATACCAACAGGACAGCACTGGGTAACCTCTAT tCTCCTGAGGCCTGTTTGACATGGGAAGGATCCCCTTTTCAGGGGAGAGATGCGATCACTAGCAAATTAGCA AGTTTGCCTTTCAAGCGAATTAAGCACATCATCACAGAACAAGACTGCCAGCCCACGGTAGATGGTTGTATCCTCATCATGGTGTTTGGGCAGTTACAG GCAGATGAAGATCAACCTATGGCCTTTCACCAAGTGTTTATGCTGAAGTCCGTAAACTGCTCGTGGGCCTGCACAAACGACGTGTTCCGGTTGGGGGTACACAACATACCAGTGTAG
- the bloc1s4 gene encoding biogenesis of lysosome-related organelles complex 1 subunit 4: MDYQRVDRVGLLSPLEESSAEISRDSGIVSQSASSLSMVSEILSSGTVSQSPSFGAAANVNISQSPSLNEAAEPGTPDQHHPEQDEDLTHTALSYSSYIRATAGEEILCLDKSLEEMLTRVDEFVGMLDMIRNDTSQIVNENLPQIQQKSDEMRQIYRRIDKLEAFVKMVGANVSAMEEQVTQAEGELGTLPGAFKKILRTMTVPGFLNKPASPRRPAPHQRQEVPSVFRTDDYFTSQPEQ; the protein is encoded by the exons ATGGACTATCAACGGGTTGACAGGGTGGGCCTGCTGTCTCCCCTGGAGGAGTCCAGCGCTGAGATAAGCAGGGACAGCGGCATCGTCTCTCAGAGCGCGAGCAGTCTGTCCATGGTGAGCGAAATCCTCAGCAGCGGCACCGTGTCGCAGAGCCCCAGCTTTGGCgcagcagctaacgttaacatcTCCCAGAGCCCGAGCCTCAACGAAGCAGCAGAGCCCGGAACACCCGACCAGCACCACCCGGAGCAGGACGAAGACCTGACACACACCGCCCTCAGCTACTCCTCCTACATCAGGGCGACAGCTGGAGAAGAG ATCCTGTGCTTGGACAAGAGCTTGGAAGAAATGCTGACAAGAGTAGATGAGTTTGTTGGAATGCTGGATATG atCCGTAATGATACCTCCCAGATCGTGAATGAAAACCTACCTCAAATCCAGCAGAAGTCTGATGAAATGAGACAAATATACAGAAGAATTGACAAGTTAGAG GCCTTTGTTAAGATGGTGGGAGCCAATGTCAGTGCGATGGAGGAGCAGGTCACACAGGCAGAGGGAGAACTAGGAACACTACCGGGTGCTTTCAAGAAGATCCTCCGCACGATGACTGTCCCaggcttcttaaat AAACCGGCCAGCCCAAGAAGACCAGCACCACATCAGCGTCAAGAGGTCCCCAGCGTTTTCCGGACAGACGATTATTTCACATCACAGCCAGAGCAGTGA